The window CTTCGGATTTGGTCGACACTTCTATGCCAGCTTCCCGCAGCAATGGAATCAAATCAAGGAACAATGGTATGAATACTATCCCAATATCGCCTTAAATATTACCGTTGATTCGGAAATCAGCCGTATTGGGATTATCTCTAAAACCGCCAGAAAATCCGACGGAAAAGAGGAGTGAGAAGGTCATGCCTGCGGTGCTGTTAACCTGCTTTTTTGCGGTGGTTTTATGGATACAACTGCCTTCTTTAATCAAAAGAAAAAACTTCCGGGAAATCATTGCCTATTCTCTGATGATGATAATGGGTATGGTCTATAGTTACGCTTATCTTTGGGATATTAAACTGCCCAATCCCACCCATGCCGTTGATGCGGTATTTCGACCCATAACGAAGTTTTTGGACCATCTGCTGGTGTAAAGAACCCTGTTTAAAATTTAGGGTAGTATTTTCTAACTTTTCTTTTCGGTTCATGATAACCTAACTGGATGCCCGCAATCTCCGCCACCTCTTTGTCAATGGCAAAGAGGTCTTCCTTGGAAACCTCCCGGATGGAGGTTTTGCCAAGGGCCTTAACCCCTTCTTCCATTTCGTAAACCGTGGCGTGCAGGAACCGGGCCAGGCTTTTAGCCCCCTCCTCCACCTTAAATTTGTTTTTATATTTGCCATTTTCCCAGGCCAATTGCGTGGGAGGCTCAAAGGGAACCACTTTTAAAACCTGGGTATGGGTTGTGGCAAAGAGTACCGCCGTACCCAGGTATACGGCGTCGGCTCCCAGAGCCAGCATCTTCAGGCAGTCACCGGGAGTGGAAAGTCCACCGCCTACCAGCAGGCTCACTTTTCCCCGCAAATGATGTTTCTCCCAAAACTTGGCGGCTCTGGCAGCGGCAATAAAGGTAGGTACGCCAAAGTCATCCTCCAATAGGGGCAGAGAGCCATGGGTGCCCCCCTCAGCCCCATCAACACTGACAAAATCCGCTCCGGCCCCCACAATGATCTTTAAGTCCTCTTCCAGATCCTTGCCCGCCCCGATTTTGACCCCTACCGGGACTCCACCGGTCACCTTGCGCAGATATTCAATCAGCTCCTTTAAATCCTCCTGGCTGGCCACACCTTCCAGCCGGTTATGGATGACCGCATCCTGTCCCCTGCGGAGACCCAGCCGTTTTCTAAGCAACCCGCTCATATGCTCGGCCTTCAGTGTTTTTCCCGTTCCGGCATTGGCTCCGTGGCCAAATTGAATCTCAATGGCGTCACTTTGTTTCAGGTATTTCTCATCCCGGTTCCAGGATATGCGCGAAAACTGCAGAATGAGGTGTCGGGCCGCTTTTCTTTCTGCCTCCAGCCAAGGTCCCAGACCGGTGTTGGTGGCGGTTCCGGCCCTGGCCGAGCCCTTGGCAAAGGCAATTTTATATGCCTCGGAAAGGGCCAGACCGTAAGCCATCCCTGCCACTAACAGGGGAATTTTTAACCGTAAGGGTTTTCTTGCTTGGGGGCCAATGGTTACGCCGGTATCGATATTGGTCTCCCTTTTAGTGGGCAGCTTATGAAGCTGGGCAATGTTAAACAGGATTTTATCCAAATAATTGAAAGTACGCGGACCTCCAATGGGTCTTTCAATGAAACTGTCGGTACCTGCCCGCAGTTCCGTCTGAATAAGTTTATTGACATCGTAGCGCTGGATGGAGGTGGCCAGCATCCACAGGTTCTTTTCATGTTGATCCTGAATAAGCGGATAGGTAATCCAATCGGCGATATAATCCACAATCTTGCGGGTGGCCAGGATTCCTCCGAAGGTCAGCAAACCAGCCGCCCCAAGCCTTTTAATCAGAGACATCTTTCTTTCTGACACTGCATCATCCTCCCGCTGTTAACGGATTCCTGTAGATTGCAATTTCACATTCGTTTTTAAAGGGTTGTCCGGTTTTCGTGCTAGCTTGTTCCACGAAGGCATATATTTTATCAACATCCATTGTAAAGGGGTTCTGGCCATGCACTCCGGGGAAATCATCATGGTTATTTTATTAATTATTGGTTTGGTAGCCCGTTCCAATCTTATTTCCGTCTGTGCCTGCATTTTGCTCTTCCTTCAGTTCAGTAAACTGGATTTTCTCTTCCCTTATTTAGAAACTCACGGACTGGAGCTGGGCCTGTTGTTTTTATTGCTGTCCATCCTGGTTCCCATCGCCACTGAAAGGGTTACCGGCCGGGACCTGCTTTACAATGTCACCTCGCTGCCCGGTATTTTGGCCATTGTCGGCGGAGTCATGGCCACGCACCTTAACAGCGAGGGATTAAAATTAATGCAAATTGATCCCGGCATTATTTTTGGTCTCATTGTAGGTTCCGTTATTGGCATTCTTTTTTTTAACGGACAACCGGTGGGCCCCCTTATGGCCGCAGGCGTTGCCTCCCTCTTTCTGGAGGTTTTAAGCTGGTTTAGCTAATACATCTTAATTTGCACCATCTGCACCACCTGGGCAATAAAACCTCCAATAACCGGTAGATTAAGCACCACCAGCTTTCTTAACAGGTAAAGCAGCACTGCGCCCAAAATGGTAAAACCCACGGCAATGCCCAGTCCTCTGGCAATTCCGGAAATGAAATTGACCCATAACAACCGGCGGGTATCGCCTAGAAGCTCTACGTATTCCGCCAGTTTCATTTTTTCCATATTTTCAGCCAGCCGGTCAATCCTTCCTTGTAAGGAAGTGACTCCTTTTTTAACCTGTTCCATCACCATTCCTCCTGCCGCTATTTTTTCCAGAGAAGGCCTTTTTATCTCGCAAGAATTAAAGCCATTTGCTGGTACTGACTTTGGAGAAATTGAAAACGATCTGGAGCTGCTCTAAACGGGCCAATTAGAATAGACCACGGATTAATCATCCAATATTTTAAAATCCGCGCAAATCCGTAAAATCCGTTCAATCCGCGTTCTATTGCTTTTTAAAAAAGAAGGAGCTGCGCATTAACCTTGTCAGGTTCTTTTTGCCTCAGCTCCCTCTATATCTATTAAATTCTAGGCCGGTTTTTCCACGGTATTTTTCCCTCTCAGCCATTCTATCCAGGAAAGGCAGCCTTCTCCTGTAACAGCCGAAAGCTCCAAAACCGGAACCGCCGGATGAATCTTTTTAATATTGTCTATGAGCTGTTGGGTATCTGCCTGCAGCCTATTTTTGAGATCCATTTTATTAATGACCACCAGATCCGCCCCCCGGAACATTACCGGATATTTCAAGGGCTTTTCCGGTCCTTCTGTCAGGCTGGTAACCACCACCCGTTGATGTTCTCCCAGGTTAAAAGCTGCCGGGCAGATGAGATTGCCAATGTTTTCAATAAATAGTAAATCCAGACCCTTTAAATGGATATGGGTCAGGGCACTGGCAATCATCCTGGCGTTTAGGTGACAACTGCCGCCAAAGGTTTCGGTAGCAATTTGCACCGCCTGAATGCCAAACTTGGCCAGCCGCTCAGCATCATAGGTGCTGGCAACATCTCCTTCAATTACCGCGGTTTGCAAGTCTCCGGCCAACAGTTCCAGGGTTTTCTCCAACAAAGCCGTCTTTCCACAGCCGGGAGAACCCATCAGATTCACCGCGCGGATGCCGTGCTCCTCAAAAAGCTGCCGGTTCTCTTCGGCCATATTCTCATTGGCCTCCAAGAGCTGTTTTAAAAGAGTTATCTTCATCTTGCGTCATTCCCTCCTTTTCTGCCTCTTCCACCTGGATGAAATCAATGATCATTTCTCCCCCTGCCACCATTTCCACATCTTCACTGGAACAATCGGGGCAATGAAACCGGGGCGTTTCCAGGTTTTTTTGCCTCAGACAACGGCGGCAGCGGATCACCAGCGGTATTTCCTCAATTATTAGCCTGGTTCCCGCGAATGAGGTATTTTGCACCAGCAACTCATAACAGAAACCCAGTGTTTCCGGAACAACCGATGTAAATTTACCGACTTTAAGATGGACCTCTTTGATCTGCCGACCGCTTCCCAGCTCCTCTTGGTATTCACCAAGGATTTTTAACAAATCCTGGGCCATGGATAATTCATGCAAGATGACGGCTCCTTTATACTAACATTGATTCAACAAATCCTCGGCAGTTGGTCTGCCGCCAGGGTGTCTACCAGACGCTTTCCCCCCGTCGCGGTGTGCAGCAAAACCCTGCCGGCAGGCCCTGAGGTTACCTCGCCGATGATCCGGCTTTCCCTGCCCTGGGGGTGGCTGCGCATGGTCTTCAGTAAAAGATCCGCATCCTCCCGGGCTGCAATCACCACCACTTTGCCTTCATTGGCCACATACAGGGGATCAAAACCAATCAGCCGGCACAGAGTAAGGATTTCTTTGCTTACAGGCAGGGCTTCTTCCTCCAGGGTCAAACCAAAATTCATGCCCCGAACCAGTTCATTCAGTGTGGTGGCCAGTCCGCCCCGGGTGGGATCACGCATGATTTTAATTTGATCCGACACTTCCAGCATCCCGGCAATCAAGGAGTGCAGCGGGGCCGCGTCACTTTGTATGGCTGTTTCAAAATGAAGTTTCTCCCGGGCGGAAAGAACCGCTATACCATGATCCCCAATGGTTCCGTTAATCAACACCTTGTCTCCCACGCGAATTTTCTCCTGGCCCAAAGAAATCCCCTCCTTGACCATTCCCAGCCCGGACATATGAATAAACAACCCGTCCGCCTCGCCTCGGCCCACCACTTTGGTATCTCCTGTCACCACTTCAACCCCTGCCAGCCGGGCCGTTTGACCCATGGAGCAAACAACCCTTTCCAGCGTATCCATGGTCAGCCCCTCCTCCATGATCAGCCCGCAGGAAAGATACATCGGTGCCGCCCCCATTACCGCCAGATCATTGATCGTCCCGCAGACCGCCAGCTTTCCGATGTCTCCCCCGGGAAAGAAAAGGGGTTTTATGACATAGGCATCAGTGGTAAAGGCCCATGATGCTTCCTTCAGGTCAACCACCGCCGCATCCGCTAAAGGCGCCAGCCTGGGATTGTTAAAACGGGGCAGCAGCAGGCGGTCAATTAAACCGGAGGTCAGCCTTCCGCCGCTGCCATGAGCCAACAGGATTGTTTCGGTCTTTTGCTCAGAAATGTCAGATCACCCCTCGGTATTTTAAATGGGTTGCGCAGGTTCCCTCGGAAGAAACCATGCAGGGACCCGCCGGGTTATCCGGAGTGCAGGATACAGCAAATAAAGAACAATCGCCGGGTGTATTGAGTCCCCGCAAAATCCTGCCGCAAAGACACCCGGGCCTTTCCCGGGAAGAAACGGCTGCCATGGGAAAAGCGGCCTGGGCATCGTAGAACCGGTATTTTTCTCTGAGCTTGAGCCCGCTGCGGGGAATGGTTCCCAAACCGCGCCATTCCGTATCCGCCGGTTCAAAAACACTGTACAGGGTCTTTAAAGCCTTGGGGTTTCCCTCTGGCCGGACCGCTCTAAGGTATTGATTGATCACCCGCGGTTTCTTCCTTATAATCTGTGCTGCCAGAAGAGCAATGGATTCCAGTATATCCGCCGCTTCAAAGCCTGCCACCACACAGGGAAGGGCAAAATCCCGGGGCAAAAATTGGTATATTTCTGTTCCGGCAACCGCACTGACATGCCCTGGACAAAGGATGCCGTCGATATTGACTTCTCCGCCTGCCACCAGGGCGTGCAGCACCGGAGGCATTTGTTTACAAAGACTGTACAGGTAAAAATTCTTCAGCCGCATTTTTTCGGCCATAAGTATGGCTGCTGCCACCGTAGGGGCGGTGGTTTCGAAACCTGCTGCCCAAAAGATGACCCGTTTCTGTGGATGATCCGCCGCCAGTTGCAATGGGTCCATGGCGGAAAGGACTATGCGTACATCACATCCCTTGGCCTTTTCCTCCAGCAGACTGGATTGGGAACCGGGGATTTTCATCATATCGCCGTAAGTTGCCAGAATGGTGTCGGGCTGCCGGGCATAAACAACAGCTTGGTCAATGGCGGAAACCGGTGTCACGCACACGGGACAGCCGGGCCCGGAAACCAGCCGGATGTTGGGAGGGAGGATGCTTTTTAACCCGTGCCGGAAAACAGCAACGGCATGGGTGCCGCAAACCTCCATCACGGTAAGGGACCTGCCCCCGGAAATTTTTTCAATCAGCTTGACCAGTTGATCTATTTTTTCCCGTTCCCGGTATTCAGCCCTTTGCCCCATGCACCAACTCACCCCTTTGCGGTATCTGCTTCAGCAGCGTCGATGCCTGACAACATCTCCAAAATTTCCAACGCTTCCGTCTCTTTCATTTCCTGAATGGCAAAACCGGCATGAATTAAAACATAGCTATTGAGGGAAGCCTGTTCCAACAACTGCAGATTCACCCGCTGGCGAACCCCCGCCAATTCAGCGATGCCCCACTGGCCGGTGATCTCCGTTATTTTCATGGGCACTGCAAGGCACATTTTTTCCACCTCTCATTGGCAATGGCCACCTGGCCCAGAGCAATGCCGCCATCGTTGGCAGGAATTTCTTTATGGGTATAAACGGAAAATCCTCTCTTGGCCAGGACTCCATGGGATCGTTCCAGAAGATAGAGATTTTGAAAAACCCCCCCGGTAAGTACCACGGAATTGATTCCCTGGCGAGCCCGTATCTCTTCACAGGTGCTCCCGATTACTTCCACCAGACTGTTATGGAACTTGGCCGCGATGATGGGTAAGGGAATGCCTGTCTCCACATCCTTGACAATCCCGTCAAGCACAGGGGCCAAGTCAAATTTCAAAGACTTCAGCCTCTGAAGGGAGAAATCGTATCTTTGGCCGCAGTTCTTATCCGCAATGGCTTCCAATTCAAGGGCCGCCTGTCCTTCATAGGTTACTTTCATGCGCAGGCCCAGCAGGGCGGCAACCAGATCAAAGTAGCGGCCCACCCCACAGGCCTCAGGACAGTTGATCCCGGTCTGCAGCAGGGCCTCCAGCAGGGCCCATTCCTTTCCATTTAAACCCTCTATCAAGGGAATCTTTAAGCCTCCGAAATTTTTACCATACATTTGCTTCAGACAGGCCGCGGCAATCCGCCAGGGTTCCCGCAGGGCCTGTTCCCCCCCGGGCAAAAAGAGATAGGGAAAATGGGCCAACCGCTGATAACCGGCCAAGTCCGCCAGAAAGAATTCCCCGCCCCACAGCTTGCCGTCCTCGCCATATCCGGTGCCGTCAAAAACCACACCGATCACCGGGCTGCTCAAACGGTTTTCAACCATGCAACTGGCCACATGAGCGTGGTGATGCTGTACTCCCAGGGTTTTCACCCGGGGCAGCGATAAGGCATAGCGGGTGGAAAGATATTCGGGATGCAGGTCATGAGCCACCAGTTCCGGCTGGATGGAAAAAAGCCGCTGAAAATGAAGAATGGTTTTTTCAAAAAAATCCATCACATCCGCATGATCCAGGTCTCCAATGTGCTGGCTTAAAAAAACCCTGTCGTCCCTGGCCAGGGCAAAAACACATTTTTGTTGCGCGCCGCAGGCCAGGATATGCTTCTCCAGTTTATAAGCCAATGAAATGGGCCGGGGAACATAACCCCGGGCCCGGCGGAGGACATACTCCTGATCCCGGTATAGTTTAACCACCGAATCATCACAACGGATGTGAATGGGCCGGTTATGGACCAAAAAATAATCCGCCGCCCCGGACAAACTCTCCAGGGCCAAAGAATCCTGGAAAACAATGGGTTCCTCAGAGAGATTTCCGCTGGTAGCCACCAATACCAGTCCGGAGTCTTTAAGCAATAAATGATGGATGGGCGTGTAGGGAAGCATCACGCCAAAATATCGTTGCCCCGGGGCTACGCCGGAGGATATCCTGTTAGGTTGCCGTTTCTCCAGCAGCACAATGGGCCGCCTGTAATCACAGAGGTATTTTTCTGTCCCTTTGTCCAGCCGGCAAAAAGCTGCCACCGCTTTCTGATCTTCCGCCATCAGGGCAAAGGGTTTATCCGGTCTGTTTTTTTGTTGGCGCAAACGGCTTACAGCTAAATCATCCGCCGCGTTGCAAACCAGATGATAACCGCCAATCCCTTTAATGGCTAAAATCTTCCCCTCTCGCAGTAAACCGGCAGCCTCCCGGACCTCATCTTCACAGGAAATCCGCCTTCCTTTACGGTCCCGGAGTTGCATCTCCGGACCGCAACGGCAACAGGCATTGGGCTGGGCATGAAACCTTCGGTCCAATGGATTCTCATATTCATGCAGGCAGTGATCACACATGGCAAAGGCCTTCATGGTGGTTTTGTCCCGGTCGTAGGGCAGGCCCTCCACCAGGGTAAAGCGGGGACCGCAGTGGGTGCAGTTAATCAGGGGGTAGCGGTAACGAGGGTTGTCCGGGTCCATTAATTCCTGCAGGCAGTCTGGACAAGTGGCCAGATCCGGGCAAATATAAGGA is drawn from Desulforamulus ruminis DSM 2154 and contains these coding sequences:
- a CDS encoding DUF441 domain-containing protein codes for the protein MHSGEIIMVILLIIGLVARSNLISVCACILLFLQFSKLDFLFPYLETHGLELGLLFLLLSILVPIATERVTGRDLLYNVTSLPGILAIVGGVMATHLNSEGLKLMQIDPGIIFGLIVGSVIGILFFNGQPVGPLMAAGVASLFLEVLSWFS
- a CDS encoding DUF5665 domain-containing protein, translated to MEQVKKGVTSLQGRIDRLAENMEKMKLAEYVELLGDTRRLLWVNFISGIARGLGIAVGFTILGAVLLYLLRKLVVLNLPVIGGFIAQVVQMVQIKMY
- the hypE gene encoding hydrogenase expression/formation protein HypE, which gives rise to MAHGSGGRLTSGLIDRLLLPRFNNPRLAPLADAAVVDLKEASWAFTTDAYVIKPLFFPGGDIGKLAVCGTINDLAVMGAAPMYLSCGLIMEEGLTMDTLERVVCSMGQTARLAGVEVVTGDTKVVGRGEADGLFIHMSGLGMVKEGISLGQEKIRVGDKVLINGTIGDHGIAVLSAREKLHFETAIQSDAAPLHSLIAGMLEVSDQIKIMRDPTRGGLATTLNELVRGMNFGLTLEEEALPVSKEILTLCRLIGFDPLYVANEGKVVVIAAREDADLLLKTMRSHPQGRESRIIGEVTSGPAGRVLLHTATGGKRLVDTLAADQLPRIC
- a CDS encoding FMN-binding glutamate synthase family protein is translated as MSERKMSLIKRLGAAGLLTFGGILATRKIVDYIADWITYPLIQDQHEKNLWMLATSIQRYDVNKLIQTELRAGTDSFIERPIGGPRTFNYLDKILFNIAQLHKLPTKRETNIDTGVTIGPQARKPLRLKIPLLVAGMAYGLALSEAYKIAFAKGSARAGTATNTGLGPWLEAERKAARHLILQFSRISWNRDEKYLKQSDAIEIQFGHGANAGTGKTLKAEHMSGLLRKRLGLRRGQDAVIHNRLEGVASQEDLKELIEYLRKVTGGVPVGVKIGAGKDLEEDLKIIVGAGADFVSVDGAEGGTHGSLPLLEDDFGVPTFIAAARAAKFWEKHHLRGKVSLLVGGGLSTPGDCLKMLALGADAVYLGTAVLFATTHTQVLKVVPFEPPTQLAWENGKYKNKFKVEEGAKSLARFLHATVYEMEEGVKALGKTSIREVSKEDLFAIDKEVAEIAGIQLGYHEPKRKVRKYYPKF
- the hypD gene encoding hydrogenase formation protein HypD — its product is MGQRAEYREREKIDQLVKLIEKISGGRSLTVMEVCGTHAVAVFRHGLKSILPPNIRLVSGPGCPVCVTPVSAIDQAVVYARQPDTILATYGDMMKIPGSQSSLLEEKAKGCDVRIVLSAMDPLQLAADHPQKRVIFWAAGFETTAPTVAAAILMAEKMRLKNFYLYSLCKQMPPVLHALVAGGEVNIDGILCPGHVSAVAGTEIYQFLPRDFALPCVVAGFEAADILESIALLAAQIIRKKPRVINQYLRAVRPEGNPKALKTLYSVFEPADTEWRGLGTIPRSGLKLREKYRFYDAQAAFPMAAVSSRERPGCLCGRILRGLNTPGDCSLFAVSCTPDNPAGPCMVSSEGTCATHLKYRGVI
- a CDS encoding HypC/HybG/HupF family hydrogenase formation chaperone, yielding MCLAVPMKITEITGQWGIAELAGVRQRVNLQLLEQASLNSYVLIHAGFAIQEMKETEALEILEMLSGIDAAEADTAKG
- the hypB gene encoding hydrogenase nickel incorporation protein HypB; protein product: MKITLLKQLLEANENMAEENRQLFEEHGIRAVNLMGSPGCGKTALLEKTLELLAGDLQTAVIEGDVASTYDAERLAKFGIQAVQIATETFGGSCHLNARMIASALTHIHLKGLDLLFIENIGNLICPAAFNLGEHQRVVVTSLTEGPEKPLKYPVMFRGADLVVINKMDLKNRLQADTQQLIDNIKKIHPAVPVLELSAVTGEGCLSWIEWLRGKNTVEKPA
- a CDS encoding hydrogenase maturation nickel metallochaperone HypA, with protein sequence MHELSMAQDLLKILGEYQEELGSGRQIKEVHLKVGKFTSVVPETLGFCYELLVQNTSFAGTRLIIEEIPLVIRCRRCLRQKNLETPRFHCPDCSSEDVEMVAGGEMIIDFIQVEEAEKEGMTQDEDNSFKTALGGQ
- the hypF gene encoding carbamoyltransferase HypF, producing the protein MTDALRWEIRVGGIVQGVGFRPYLFRLAKGCGLSGFVLNDPGGVLAEVEGAPEKLKSFLTQLPLQAPPRALVKEVSCREIPSKRDKNFIILSSQGMGEPLPYICPDLATCPDCLQELMDPDNPRYRYPLINCTHCGPRFTLVEGLPYDRDKTTMKAFAMCDHCLHEYENPLDRRFHAQPNACCRCGPEMQLRDRKGRRISCEDEVREAAGLLREGKILAIKGIGGYHLVCNAADDLAVSRLRQQKNRPDKPFALMAEDQKAVAAFCRLDKGTEKYLCDYRRPIVLLEKRQPNRISSGVAPGQRYFGVMLPYTPIHHLLLKDSGLVLVATSGNLSEEPIVFQDSLALESLSGAADYFLVHNRPIHIRCDDSVVKLYRDQEYVLRRARGYVPRPISLAYKLEKHILACGAQQKCVFALARDDRVFLSQHIGDLDHADVMDFFEKTILHFQRLFSIQPELVAHDLHPEYLSTRYALSLPRVKTLGVQHHHAHVASCMVENRLSSPVIGVVFDGTGYGEDGKLWGGEFFLADLAGYQRLAHFPYLFLPGGEQALREPWRIAAACLKQMYGKNFGGLKIPLIEGLNGKEWALLEALLQTGINCPEACGVGRYFDLVAALLGLRMKVTYEGQAALELEAIADKNCGQRYDFSLQRLKSLKFDLAPVLDGIVKDVETGIPLPIIAAKFHNSLVEVIGSTCEEIRARQGINSVVLTGGVFQNLYLLERSHGVLAKRGFSVYTHKEIPANDGGIALGQVAIANERWKKCALQCP